TGGACACGGCTCTAATGTAACATACAACTCCGCCCCACTTAATCGCCATGAATTTTGGTAATTACAAGCATCTTGAATTGCAAGTAATTCCGCATGGGTCACTGCATTCTGGCTAGTTTCACGCAAATTATGCGCCCGACCAATAATTTTTCCATCTAAAACAACCACTGCACCAATCGGAACTTCTCCAATTTCGCGCGCTTTCTCTGCTTCTTCAAGCGCTTGTTGCATAAAGAAAGCTCGTTCCATCTATGCACCTCATTTCTAAAAAGTCACTCATTGTCATTTTAGCATAGCTTGTATTAGATATAGCAATAATCTGCTCAAACTTTCACAGGAATACTTTTAGTTGCTTTCACGCGTCATTTATATTACCATATATTAATACTAGGTACTAAAACAAAATTATCAAAATATACAATCTACTTATAAAGGAGAATTATTATGAATTCAGAGAACCTACTTGCTCCAGAACTTTATAATATTACCGACGAGATTGCTAAATTTAGTTCTGAAAAAACGGCTTTAATTTGGAAAAATGAACATGATGAAACAAAAACTTGGAGCTACCGTCACCTGCTTGAACAAGCGAATAAGTTTGCGAATGTTGCAAAAGATGCCGGCGTAAAAAAAGGCGACCATGTTATCGTAATGACGCCTCGCTTGCTCGAAACATATGCGATTTATATGGGCCTATGGAAAGCTGGAGCCATCATTATTCCCGCTTCCGAATTACTTAAAGCACACGATTTAGAATACCGCATCCATCATGCTAATGTGAAAGCAATTGTTTCTTATAACGGAATGACTGCTGAATTTGATAAAATTAACGACATCCCATCTGTTGCTAAAAAGATTATTGTTGGCGAAAAATTAGCTGGTTGGGATCATTATGAAACATTAATGGAACAGGCTTCAGTAGAATTCGAACGGGTGGAAACTTCACGCGATGATGCATGCTTACTTGCTTTCACTAGTGGGACAACAGGTAATCCTAAAGGGGTTGTACATATTCATGGTTGGGGTTACGCGCATATTCGTATCGCCGCTGATCACTGGCTAGACATTCATGAAGACGATATTGTCTGGGCAACTGCAGGACCCGGCTGGCAAAAATGGGTCTGGTCTCCATTCCTATCCGTTCTTGGAAAAGGTGCGACTGGTTTCATTTATAATGGCCGCTTCATTCCCGAAAAACAACTCAACTTGCTTAGCGAAGAAAAAATCAACGTCCTATGTTGTACGCCAACAGAATATCGCTTAATGGCAAAAGTGAATAATTTGCGCGAACATGACTTAAGCTCCCTTCGCAGTGCTGTTTCAGCTGGTGAGCCACTAAACCGTGAAGTAATTCAAGTTTTCCAAGACAATTTTGACATTAAAGTTCGTGATGGATATGGACAAACAGAAAGTACATTATTGATTGGAACGCTTGTAGATACGCCAATTCGCCCCGGTTCAATGGGCAAACCAATTATGCCTGAATATATGGCGATTATTGATGCTGATGGAAACCCGGTCGGTGTTGGTGAAATCGGTGATATTGCAATGCGTAGAGATTTCCCAGCATTGTTTAAAGAATACTATAAAGAACCTGAACGCCTTCAAAAAGCGATTCGCGGTGATTATTTTGTTTCTGGTGACCGTGCGATTCGTGACGAAGATAACTATTACTGGTTCCAAGGTAGAAACGACGATATTATCATTAGCTCCGGTTATACGATTGGACCTTTTGAAGTGGAAGACGCCTTGACTCATCACCCTGCTGTGAAAGAAGTTGCTGTTGTCGCGAGCCCTGACGAAATCCGCGGCACCGTCGTAAAAGCATTCATCGTCTTAAAAGATGGTTATGAAGGCACCGACGACCTAGTTCACGAGTTACAAACGTTTACGAAAGAACAAACCGCACCATACAAATATCCGCGCCGTATCGAGTTTACAAGCGCTCTGCCAAAAACCGATTCTGGGAAAATTCGTCGTGTGGAATTGCGGGATGCTGAATTTGCGAGTGTGCAAAAATAGCGAAAAAACAGAAGTTCTCTTTTAAAATTGAGAACTTCTGTTTTTTTGGATAGTTAATCCGTATACCATTCCTCTTCCGTAAATTCATATTCTACTCTATAGTTTTCTGCGTATTTTTTATAAATATATCCATCCACCACAACAGATGCATTTAAAAGGAGGGTAGGAAGTAGCGTGATTAGTATTAAAGCTGTAATACCAATAAATATAAAAACAGCTGATAATACTGTTCCTATGAGGGTTCCATTAAAACCCGAAAGAAACTCATAATTTGCCCCATCAATCCACCACTTATTAACCCTATAAACTTGCATTCCCACGATTACAACTACTATAAAACTCACTAACACAGTAGATAATACCTTTACTATCTTTATTGTTCTTTTTTTCTTTATTTGCTTCCCCTCATCTGCCAGATACTTTGTCTGGATATTTTCAATAAGTTTGATTTGTATGACATAAAAGGATAGTCCATACATTAACAAAATATAAAGTGAAGCAACTATTCTATTTATAACATTACTATCTGATATTTCCAGAGAAGCTATGTAAAAAATGAGGGCTGTTTGCGTAAATAAGTAAACAGCCATTGTATATGCAGCTTTCCTGAAAAAAAGACTGCTTCTAAAGTAACCTATGCCAATAACTACAACTATAATTGATGCCACAATAGGAAACACATACCAGTTACTCGCAGAAAAAATACATATCAGCCAAGAAATAGCAGCAAATATAACTATCTTTAGTGACATAGGTAACAACTCTTTGCCAGTACCATTTAAAGTTTCATAGACATGGTGCAAAGAATTGCTTTTTAATGAATCTACAAATGAAACTTGTTCTACTATTTTAGAAAATGTTCTCATTGATCTCCTCCATGTCTGAATATGTGTATTTAGCGTTGTTTACTTTTCTCCATACCATTCTTTTTCAGTTAATCCATACTCTTTTCGAAATTCTTCAGCGTATTTTTTTATCAATCTTCCTTTAACATACTGTGAAGGTGAAAATAATAAGGTTGGCAATAAAGTAAAGCCAATCAGCAAGACCAATAGCCCGACACCCCAAATAGCATACTGTAAAAAGCCTGATGTTCCCACTGTTGTATTCATATTTATTAGCCACCATTTGTTTCCACGATAAAATAAGATAGAAATAATCACCACAGCGAGAAAAATACTTAAAATCTTAGTTATAGTCTTTGAAAATACTCTTTTTTTAGAGTTATGTATCTCCCCAAATGTCTCTTTCACATAAGTATTTGTACGAGCTCGTATAAATAAAAATGAGAATCCATAGCTTAAAATGATGTACAGTAAAGGAATAAGATGATATGTATCTGCCTTTACTCTTAAAAAAACAATCATAAAAAATATTGCCGCGGTTTGCCATACTAGAAATAGTACCGTGTTATAATTTAATATTTTAAAAATGGGCTTAAAAGTTACATACCTTACAACTAAAATGCTTAAAAAAATTAGAGCTCCAATTAAATATATTGCGTAATAGTTTGTTGATGGAAGGCCTAATAGAAGGGCAAACAATATACTTCCCACTATCTTACCAGTGTAGGAGGATGTATGTTCTATTTTTGAATTAAGTTGCTCTATTTCCTGAGAATTAATTTTTTGCTTTGCGTTCTCATAACTCACATTATTCATTATTTTTACCACCTCGGGATACCATTGTTGAAATCTTCTACGTCAAGAGTAAATCCCATTTCTCTTTACTGAAATTTATATCCCAGCTTCTTTCAATAATCACTCAGTATACTTCTCTTTTTCTGCCATACCATTTTCTTTATGGAATTCTTCTGCATACATTTTTAACAAAATACCTTCTGAAATTGTTTTTGCATTAAATAATAAAGTTGGCAATAACGAAAAAACAACCACAAATGCTATTAGTAAAACCCCACCAACTAAAACTATTAAAGTTCCCAGCCATTCATTTTGAATAGATACTACTCCCGGCGAGCTGTCATTTCCAATGAACCACCATTTATTTAGCCTGTATATTTGTGTTCCCAAGACAATAGCCACTAATAAACCAATTGAAAGTTTCAAAAAAATTTTATTCCATACTTTAGGTACTGCAGTTTTTTTAAAATTTATACCGTTGTTTTTCAAATAATTTAGCATCATAGCTTTACATCGGAAAAAGCAAAGCAAAGCAACCACAAACAAATAACATAGTGCTACTAAAATATAAAACTTTCCGAAAGGCCTATTACCATCAATTCTTATACCTAATAGCATACTTATTGTAATAGTTTGAATCATTAAGTATTTCGCCAACTGCCATCCAAAATCTCCCAAAATTCTATCACTAGATTTCAAAGTTAAATAATAGATATAACTTATAGATATAATTATTATAAGAATGCATG
The nucleotide sequence above comes from Listeria ivanovii subsp. londoniensis. Encoded proteins:
- the tadA gene encoding tRNA adenosine(34) deaminase TadA is translated as MERAFFMQQALEEAEKAREIGEVPIGAVVVLDGKIIGRAHNLRETSQNAVTHAELLAIQDACNYQNSWRLSGAELYVTLEPCPMCSGAILLSRIDKVYYGAKDPKAGTAGSLMNLLQDDRFNHTCEVESGLMEAESSEMLKSFFQELRKRKKIDRS
- the mbcS gene encoding acyl-CoA synthetase MbcS — encoded protein: MNSENLLAPELYNITDEIAKFSSEKTALIWKNEHDETKTWSYRHLLEQANKFANVAKDAGVKKGDHVIVMTPRLLETYAIYMGLWKAGAIIIPASELLKAHDLEYRIHHANVKAIVSYNGMTAEFDKINDIPSVAKKIIVGEKLAGWDHYETLMEQASVEFERVETSRDDACLLAFTSGTTGNPKGVVHIHGWGYAHIRIAADHWLDIHEDDIVWATAGPGWQKWVWSPFLSVLGKGATGFIYNGRFIPEKQLNLLSEEKINVLCCTPTEYRLMAKVNNLREHDLSSLRSAVSAGEPLNREVIQVFQDNFDIKVRDGYGQTESTLLIGTLVDTPIRPGSMGKPIMPEYMAIIDADGNPVGVGEIGDIAMRRDFPALFKEYYKEPERLQKAIRGDYFVSGDRAIRDEDNYYWFQGRNDDIIISSGYTIGPFEVEDALTHHPAVKEVAVVASPDEIRGTVVKAFIVLKDGYEGTDDLVHELQTFTKEQTAPYKYPRRIEFTSALPKTDSGKIRRVELRDAEFASVQK